One stretch of Rosistilla oblonga DNA includes these proteins:
- a CDS encoding SDR family NAD(P)-dependent oxidoreductase yields MNASHQSQARTFAELLSERAARHPERPAIKFLAEGTEVTHQVSYQQLHARAAAIGSWLSDRGLRGRPVLLVFPQSIDYAAAFFGCLYAGAIAVPAYPPRRNRNLDRLQSMASDSGADVILTNNELLESLSAWVDEDNPLGQRSLQSIDTLADDPQFNPAFGADPQAVAFLQYTSGSTGAPKGVIVTNRNLIENQIMITEIFGQREDEVIMCGWLPMYHDMGLIGNLLHPLYLGGHLVLMSPFTFFQKPLCWLQAISNHRATISGSPNFGYDMCVEALSQQERDSLDLSSWNLAFNGAEPVRHATLQRFIKTFQPHGFSPAAFSPCFGMAETTLIVSGTRRPDEAQSIVVDAESLHQGTVEPPSENPSAPPLTIVSSGRPGSDFDVRIVDPETRVELPEKQTGEVWVHGPSVTDGYWNKPTETQQTFQGIIAADAAPAKQFLRTGDLGFLSDGELYVTGRLKDTIIVAGANHYPSDIEETVVASHSALAIGGGVAFSIDRDDREQVFVAQELKRSQWRSYDKDEVISAVYGRVFQDHGLALAGIVLLRPGSIPKTTSGKLQRRLTAKMFVDGDLKSLVDWSRDDAMTHPHANESEPAHAEAAPTNEVSSAAPPSSESSERQDQLAELQAWMTSQLATLLQIAPGSISANEPLALYGLTSVAAVRLAGMLSQHVGQPIDPTLAYNFPTIDSICRHLVLGESARSLPSRDVSSDPSVSNDDPIAIIGMACRFPGAASIDEFWDLLTSGGCAIQSARDGQPTSPSGSVNPSVPTAAGYIDAVDQFDPAFFSISPREADEMDPRQRLAMEVSWRAIEHANIDPRRLAGSKTGVFFGASGNDYERLCSAAGHPTGGHSATGVSHAIIANRISYFLDLQGPSFSVDTACSSSLVAVHQAAEAIRGGQCDTAIAGGVNLILDPSVTNAFHEAGMLSPTGQCKTFAAGANGFVRGEGCGVVVLKRLSQAVADRDNVLCVLRGSAINQDGRSNGLTAPSGLAQQQVVRSALANGNVEPAEVQYVEAHGTGTELGDPIEIGALTAVFGDRPKPLLVGSVKTNIGHLEAAAGIAGVIKTALAIRHQIIPPHLGFDAPSPHIDWTQPIEVAPSGAIWNCDEGQLHRAGVSSFGFGGTNAHLILEAPASSSPAGSEADDSTAERSNFHLVKFSAKSDEALDALVATFMESAPTAELSAIAASANLGRTDFPHRLVVIASSTDDLCQCLGNPDNTSRVLRSRSDSQRPSAEQVRQSLQQAIASTATLDDLRQLGQHYVDGAAIDWRQVHPNASRRIDLPGHPMLRHRCWFRTQPAADAGHPLSADLSCELPLLGNRFDLAGEAIVFEADLSTVDLLHDHRLRGEIIFPTTGYVEQALSAARIASGSAAWEIEALQIARPLVISDARRCRIQILLDPQDNGYHCRVQHRSDSGWQQVASCQIVSSTPLLTTPPACELASPVQCSSADHYARCEALGLQYGPAFRGLIEIQSDAEVAVGRVALPLGTDALSSAVIHPALLDACLQTLAVLIPEELEGLWLPVGLQRFRFLSATPCRGELSVRSTLRFDQATASLMGDVWLLDSHDHVIAVVEGLRLENGQPVAPVSRYEEAWLPKIRQHEATAPPEVTAVEITAEVLANRGELLAKTGFVDSIEARQMLDASCQRWVIQCLVSLMGPLPAGKTLVRDDLLVQLGLLPEKHRSFERMLEMLVEDGLLARVESGWQTRVALEPAEGIPTLEVQATPLTAAVASEWALLQRCGSQLAEVLVGEVDPLDLLFPRQGVTAADVYKTSPGARTINAMLGQAIEAIVAELPDGRGLRVLEIGGGTGGTTHNVIRSLPAGRFHYTFTDIGASFLAAARQTFASCDAIDFRTLDIEQAPESQGFDPGSFDLVIAANVLHATRDLNQTVANARSLLSAGGQLLLLEGTRRCRWMDLTFGLTDGWWRFDDTIRCDYPMASESAWQTVLTENQFDSTTIVSPLPDDDSRAVNTAENVLIVATADRVKSNPTRDHWTIVTDRISRCQRLGKRLVNEGCTFELVDATADDFAADVRSAMTHYPGTQHIAFVASRSHGDTSEHARTASLRFLQTVQEILSKATGPIELALITSDAATDPTASALKGMLRSIALEQPDWRVRSIDAAGNNDRFSRQVAAEMLSGDAEPEVSLATDRRVRRLLLAQADLVADSGRVLRVAARGTLEGVRLESVKRREPGRREVEIAVLASGLNYRDVLLAMGMYPGEAPLGAECVGRITRLGRDVQSHQVGDLVIALGEETFADYVTVSAARITELPKGLGYAEAATVPVAFLTASFALETLGNLQPGQRVLIHSATGGVGLAAIQIARALGAEIFATASTSKHAVLRELGISRVFDSRSPGFATAIAAATQGHGVDLILDTLPESMFQENLDSLADGGVYIDITKPTTDRGSNSRFGARESTTTYHLLDLVQILQQEPSTAIRRLRAVLARFADGSYQPLPMETFRLSHAVDAMRQMQLARQIGKLVVVADDAPRLASRGALDFQELSIRKDAAYVIAGGLGDLGLMTAEYLSQRGAGLIALVQRSRPTAAQQAVIGRIENAGSQVLVCEADVADGDQVASSLRRVRGEGFPIAGVIHSAGMLRDAFVENQSIESFAQVFDVKAAGAWHLHQLTLDDPIDLFVVYSSLASVIGAPGQANHAAANAFLDGLVRQRMAAGLPATDLNWGPWGTIGEAARRGADTRTDMQGVGVIQPAAGALTMQRMLQRKSAIAAIAQISGDALPDRLKSHPLLEQLLNESVAVAETEGRIVDEFHRTEESQRPALMLDHVRKTLAEILGMSDSSRISASTVMTDIGLDSLTALELRDSLQTDLAAALPASLVYDYPSVRELSNFLLSAITTSGKCADDSKQEAMGAVNDRANLASGRDTQSEEAAETQRSASVVSVSNSIEASLEQLNAELNHWES; encoded by the coding sequence ATGAATGCTTCCCACCAAAGCCAAGCACGCACGTTTGCGGAGCTGTTGTCCGAACGAGCCGCGCGACATCCCGAGCGCCCAGCAATCAAGTTTCTTGCCGAGGGGACCGAGGTAACGCACCAGGTCTCTTATCAACAACTGCATGCCCGTGCTGCGGCGATTGGATCGTGGCTGTCGGATCGCGGTTTACGTGGCCGCCCGGTGCTGTTGGTCTTTCCACAAAGCATCGACTACGCCGCGGCCTTCTTCGGTTGCCTGTATGCCGGCGCAATTGCCGTTCCCGCCTATCCTCCGCGACGCAATCGCAATCTCGATCGGCTGCAAAGCATGGCCAGCGACAGCGGCGCCGATGTAATCCTGACCAACAATGAACTATTGGAATCCTTGAGCGCCTGGGTCGATGAAGACAATCCCCTTGGCCAGCGTTCTCTGCAATCGATCGATACCCTGGCCGACGACCCTCAGTTCAATCCGGCCTTCGGCGCCGATCCGCAAGCGGTTGCCTTCCTGCAATACACATCGGGATCGACCGGTGCCCCCAAGGGCGTGATCGTCACCAACCGGAATCTGATCGAAAACCAAATCATGATCACCGAGATCTTCGGGCAACGCGAAGATGAAGTGATCATGTGCGGTTGGCTGCCGATGTATCACGACATGGGGCTGATCGGCAACCTGCTGCATCCGCTCTACCTGGGCGGACATCTGGTATTAATGTCGCCCTTCACCTTCTTCCAAAAACCGCTCTGTTGGCTGCAAGCGATCTCCAATCATCGCGCCACGATCAGCGGCAGTCCGAACTTTGGCTACGACATGTGCGTCGAAGCACTCAGCCAACAAGAACGCGACAGCCTCGACCTCAGCAGTTGGAACCTGGCATTTAATGGCGCCGAACCGGTCCGCCACGCGACGCTGCAACGGTTTATCAAAACCTTCCAACCGCACGGTTTCTCCCCCGCCGCCTTCTCGCCCTGTTTTGGGATGGCGGAAACGACGCTGATTGTCAGCGGGACGCGGCGTCCCGATGAGGCCCAATCGATCGTTGTCGATGCAGAATCTTTGCATCAAGGAACCGTGGAACCTCCGTCCGAAAACCCCTCGGCACCACCGTTGACGATCGTTTCGTCGGGACGTCCCGGCAGCGATTTTGACGTCCGCATCGTCGATCCCGAAACGCGCGTTGAATTGCCTGAAAAACAAACGGGCGAGGTCTGGGTTCACGGCCCCAGCGTCACCGATGGTTACTGGAACAAGCCCACCGAAACCCAGCAGACGTTCCAGGGGATCATCGCCGCAGACGCCGCGCCAGCGAAACAGTTCCTTCGCACCGGCGACCTCGGATTCCTAAGCGATGGGGAACTGTACGTCACCGGACGACTGAAAGACACGATCATCGTTGCCGGTGCCAACCATTACCCTAGCGATATCGAAGAAACCGTCGTCGCCAGCCATTCGGCTTTGGCGATCGGTGGCGGCGTAGCCTTCTCGATCGACCGCGACGACCGCGAACAGGTCTTTGTCGCGCAGGAACTGAAGCGTTCCCAATGGCGTTCCTATGATAAAGACGAAGTCATCTCTGCGGTCTACGGTCGCGTCTTCCAAGACCATGGGCTCGCGCTCGCTGGCATCGTGCTGTTGCGTCCGGGGTCGATTCCCAAGACGACCAGCGGAAAACTACAGCGTCGCCTAACTGCCAAGATGTTTGTCGACGGCGACCTGAAGTCGTTGGTCGATTGGTCGCGCGACGATGCGATGACGCATCCGCACGCCAACGAATCGGAACCAGCACACGCCGAAGCGGCTCCGACGAACGAAGTTTCATCCGCCGCCCCCCCTTCGTCCGAATCGAGCGAACGACAAGACCAACTTGCCGAACTGCAAGCCTGGATGACGTCGCAACTGGCGACGCTGTTGCAGATCGCCCCTGGATCGATCTCCGCCAACGAACCGCTGGCATTATATGGACTCACTTCCGTTGCAGCCGTTCGCCTGGCCGGAATGCTGTCGCAACATGTCGGGCAACCGATCGACCCTACGTTGGCTTACAATTTCCCAACGATCGATTCGATCTGTCGGCACCTGGTGCTCGGCGAATCAGCCCGCAGTTTGCCAAGCCGCGATGTTTCGTCTGATCCTTCGGTTTCGAATGACGACCCCATTGCGATCATCGGCATGGCATGCCGTTTTCCCGGAGCGGCATCGATCGACGAATTCTGGGACCTGTTGACCTCCGGTGGCTGCGCGATCCAGTCGGCGCGTGACGGGCAACCGACGTCCCCCAGTGGTTCGGTCAACCCATCGGTGCCGACAGCGGCAGGTTACATCGATGCGGTCGACCAATTTGATCCCGCCTTCTTTTCGATCAGTCCGCGTGAAGCGGATGAGATGGACCCGCGGCAACGACTTGCGATGGAGGTCAGTTGGCGAGCGATCGAACACGCCAACATCGATCCACGCCGTCTGGCTGGTTCCAAGACCGGCGTCTTCTTCGGGGCCAGCGGGAACGATTACGAACGCCTGTGCAGCGCGGCGGGGCATCCGACCGGTGGGCATTCGGCGACCGGAGTCTCCCACGCGATCATCGCGAACCGAATTAGTTACTTCTTGGATCTCCAAGGGCCCAGTTTCTCGGTCGACACCGCCTGTTCGTCGTCGTTAGTCGCGGTGCATCAAGCGGCTGAAGCGATCCGCGGCGGGCAGTGCGACACGGCGATCGCCGGCGGAGTTAATCTGATTCTCGATCCGTCGGTCACCAACGCGTTCCACGAAGCGGGGATGCTGTCGCCGACCGGTCAATGCAAGACCTTTGCCGCCGGAGCCAATGGTTTTGTCCGCGGTGAAGGCTGCGGAGTCGTCGTATTAAAACGACTCTCCCAAGCGGTGGCCGACCGCGACAACGTGCTGTGTGTTCTGCGGGGATCGGCGATCAACCAAGACGGCCGTAGCAACGGCCTGACCGCTCCCAGCGGCCTTGCGCAACAGCAGGTCGTTCGCAGCGCATTGGCTAACGGCAACGTAGAGCCTGCGGAGGTTCAATACGTCGAAGCGCATGGCACCGGCACCGAGCTAGGCGATCCGATCGAGATCGGAGCTCTGACCGCTGTCTTTGGCGACCGCCCAAAGCCATTGTTGGTCGGGTCGGTCAAGACCAACATCGGTCACCTGGAAGCTGCCGCGGGAATCGCGGGCGTGATCAAAACCGCATTGGCGATCCGGCACCAAATCATCCCACCGCACCTTGGCTTCGATGCCCCAAGTCCTCATATCGATTGGACTCAGCCGATCGAAGTTGCCCCCTCCGGAGCGATCTGGAATTGTGACGAAGGCCAGTTGCACCGTGCGGGAGTCAGCAGTTTTGGGTTCGGTGGCACCAACGCTCACCTGATCCTCGAGGCACCCGCATCGTCGTCGCCCGCTGGATCCGAGGCCGACGACTCAACCGCGGAACGATCGAACTTCCATCTGGTTAAATTTTCCGCCAAGAGCGACGAAGCGCTCGACGCATTGGTCGCCACGTTTATGGAGAGCGCCCCAACCGCAGAGCTCTCCGCCATCGCGGCATCGGCCAACTTGGGCCGGACCGATTTCCCACATCGCTTGGTCGTGATTGCTTCGTCGACCGACGACCTCTGCCAGTGCCTTGGCAATCCCGACAACACATCGCGGGTTTTGCGAAGCCGCAGCGATTCACAGCGTCCTTCGGCCGAACAGGTGCGTCAATCGTTGCAGCAAGCGATTGCCAGCACGGCCACGCTCGACGACCTGCGGCAACTGGGGCAACACTACGTCGACGGCGCCGCGATCGATTGGCGTCAGGTCCACCCGAACGCCTCCCGACGGATCGACCTTCCCGGCCATCCGATGCTACGCCATCGCTGCTGGTTCCGAACGCAGCCGGCTGCTGACGCGGGGCATCCGCTTTCCGCCGACCTATCCTGCGAGCTTCCGTTGCTGGGGAACCGTTTCGATTTGGCGGGAGAGGCGATCGTTTTCGAGGCCGATCTTTCCACGGTCGATCTGTTGCACGATCATCGGCTGCGTGGTGAGATCATCTTCCCCACGACCGGTTACGTTGAACAAGCGCTCTCGGCGGCCCGAATCGCTAGCGGCAGCGCGGCTTGGGAAATCGAAGCTTTGCAAATCGCGCGACCGCTGGTGATTTCAGACGCGCGTCGCTGCCGAATTCAGATCCTTTTGGATCCGCAAGACAACGGGTACCATTGCCGCGTGCAACATCGCAGCGACAGCGGTTGGCAGCAGGTGGCGTCGTGTCAGATCGTCTCCAGCACGCCGCTGCTAACAACGCCACCGGCATGCGAACTCGCTTCGCCAGTACAGTGTTCCAGTGCGGATCACTACGCCCGCTGTGAAGCGTTAGGTTTGCAATACGGACCAGCGTTTCGTGGACTGATCGAAATTCAGTCCGATGCCGAGGTGGCGGTTGGTCGCGTCGCGTTGCCCCTTGGCACCGACGCTTTATCCTCCGCGGTGATCCATCCCGCCTTGTTGGACGCCTGCCTTCAAACCTTGGCGGTGCTGATCCCCGAAGAACTGGAGGGATTGTGGCTTCCCGTGGGTTTGCAGCGTTTTCGGTTCCTATCGGCAACGCCTTGCCGGGGCGAGCTCTCGGTCCGCAGCACACTCCGTTTCGACCAAGCGACCGCGTCGCTGATGGGCGATGTTTGGCTGTTGGATTCCCACGATCATGTGATTGCAGTTGTCGAAGGCTTGCGATTGGAAAACGGCCAGCCCGTCGCACCGGTCTCGCGATACGAAGAAGCTTGGCTGCCAAAGATTCGCCAGCACGAAGCGACGGCGCCGCCCGAGGTCACCGCCGTGGAGATCACTGCGGAGGTCTTGGCCAACCGCGGCGAACTGCTTGCCAAAACCGGATTTGTCGATTCGATAGAGGCCCGGCAAATGTTGGACGCGTCCTGCCAACGCTGGGTGATCCAATGCTTGGTCAGCCTGATGGGACCGCTTCCCGCGGGCAAGACGCTGGTGCGCGATGACCTCCTAGTGCAATTGGGTTTGCTGCCCGAGAAGCATCGATCGTTCGAACGAATGCTGGAGATGTTAGTCGAAGACGGTCTGTTGGCCCGCGTCGAAAGCGGCTGGCAAACACGCGTTGCCTTGGAACCGGCCGAGGGCATTCCCACTCTCGAGGTTCAAGCGACACCGTTGACTGCGGCAGTGGCGTCGGAATGGGCCCTGTTGCAGCGTTGCGGTAGCCAGTTGGCGGAAGTGCTTGTCGGCGAGGTCGACCCGTTGGATCTGTTGTTCCCCAGGCAAGGCGTGACGGCGGCAGATGTTTATAAGACGTCGCCGGGGGCTCGCACGATCAACGCGATGTTGGGGCAAGCGATCGAAGCCATCGTCGCCGAATTGCCCGACGGACGTGGGCTCCGCGTGTTAGAGATCGGTGGCGGGACCGGCGGCACCACTCACAATGTGATACGCAGTCTGCCGGCGGGTCGTTTCCATTACACGTTTACCGATATCGGTGCCAGTTTCCTTGCCGCGGCGCGGCAAACCTTTGCCAGTTGTGACGCGATCGATTTCAGAACGCTCGATATCGAACAGGCTCCCGAATCGCAGGGTTTCGATCCGGGCAGCTTTGATTTGGTGATCGCCGCCAACGTTTTGCACGCCACGCGCGATCTGAACCAGACCGTCGCCAACGCCCGTTCGTTGTTATCCGCCGGCGGCCAATTGCTGCTGCTGGAAGGTACTCGTCGCTGCCGCTGGATGGATCTGACGTTCGGATTAACCGATGGTTGGTGGCGGTTCGACGACACGATCCGCTGCGACTACCCAATGGCCAGCGAATCGGCTTGGCAAACCGTGTTGACGGAAAACCAATTCGACAGCACGACGATCGTCAGTCCGCTGCCGGACGATGATTCCCGCGCGGTCAACACCGCCGAAAACGTCCTGATCGTGGCGACCGCCGATCGCGTGAAATCGAATCCGACTCGTGACCATTGGACGATCGTTACCGACCGGATCTCGCGTTGCCAACGCCTCGGCAAGCGTTTGGTCAATGAAGGGTGTACGTTTGAATTGGTCGATGCGACCGCCGACGATTTCGCCGCTGACGTCCGCAGTGCGATGACCCATTATCCCGGCACGCAGCACATCGCGTTTGTCGCAAGTCGGTCCCATGGTGACACCAGCGAACATGCACGAACCGCGTCTTTGCGGTTTCTGCAAACGGTGCAAGAAATTTTGTCTAAGGCAACGGGGCCCATCGAATTGGCGTTGATCACGTCCGATGCCGCGACCGATCCGACCGCGTCGGCGCTGAAAGGAATGCTTCGCTCGATCGCGTTGGAACAGCCCGATTGGCGTGTTCGTTCGATCGATGCGGCCGGCAACAACGATAGATTCTCGCGACAGGTAGCCGCTGAAATGTTGAGCGGCGATGCCGAGCCTGAGGTCTCGCTTGCGACCGATCGCCGTGTCCGCCGACTGTTGCTGGCCCAAGCCGATCTGGTCGCCGACAGCGGACGCGTGTTGCGAGTCGCCGCGCGAGGCACGCTGGAAGGTGTTCGTTTGGAATCGGTCAAGCGGCGCGAACCGGGACGCCGCGAAGTCGAAATCGCCGTGCTGGCCAGCGGATTGAACTATCGGGACGTTTTGTTGGCGATGGGAATGTACCCTGGCGAAGCGCCGTTGGGAGCCGAATGCGTCGGACGCATTACGCGCCTGGGCCGCGACGTGCAATCGCATCAAGTGGGTGATCTGGTGATCGCCCTTGGCGAAGAGACGTTCGCCGACTATGTCACCGTTTCGGCGGCGCGGATCACCGAATTGCCCAAGGGGCTCGGATATGCAGAGGCCGCGACGGTTCCGGTCGCTTTCTTGACTGCGTCGTTCGCCTTGGAGACGCTCGGCAATTTGCAGCCTGGCCAACGCGTGCTGATCCATTCGGCCACGGGCGGCGTCGGTTTGGCGGCGATCCAAATCGCGAGAGCTTTGGGGGCGGAGATCTTTGCGACCGCAAGCACCAGCAAACACGCGGTCTTGCGTGAGCTGGGGATCTCACGTGTCTTCGATTCGCGATCGCCCGGCTTTGCCACCGCGATCGCCGCTGCGACTCAGGGGCACGGTGTCGATCTGATCCTCGATACGCTGCCCGAATCGATGTTCCAAGAGAATCTCGATTCGCTGGCCGATGGGGGCGTCTACATCGACATCACCAAACCGACCACCGACCGCGGCAGCAACTCACGTTTTGGCGCTCGGGAATCGACAACGACCTATCACTTGCTGGACCTGGTTCAAATCCTGCAGCAAGAACCAAGCACGGCGATCCGGCGGCTTCGCGCCGTCCTGGCTCGGTTTGCCGATGGCAGTTACCAGCCGCTGCCGATGGAAACGTTCCGATTGTCGCACGCCGTGGATGCGATGCGGCAGATGCAGCTGGCCCGTCAGATCGGCAAGCTGGTCGTCGTCGCCGACGATGCGCCGCGACTGGCGTCGCGCGGGGCACTCGATTTTCAAGAGCTCTCGATTCGCAAAGACGCCGCGTACGTGATCGCCGGTGGCCTGGGCGACTTGGGCCTGATGACTGCCGAATATTTGTCGCAGCGTGGGGCGGGCTTGATTGCCTTGGTCCAACGCAGTCGGCCGACCGCGGCGCAGCAGGCGGTGATCGGGCGGATCGAGAATGCGGGATCTCAAGTCCTAGTATGTGAGGCGGATGTCGCCGACGGCGATCAAGTGGCGTCGTCCCTGCGGCGCGTTCGCGGCGAAGGGTTTCCGATCGCCGGGGTCATCCATTCGGCGGGTATGTTGCGCGATGCATTTGTGGAAAATCAAAGCATTGAATCGTTTGCACAGGTATTCGATGTGAAAGCGGCGGGCGCGTGGCACCTGCACCAACTGACACTCGACGATCCAATAGATCTGTTTGTTGTCTATTCATCGCTGGCGTCGGTGATCGGCGCCCCCGGGCAAGCCAACCACGCTGCGGCCAACGCCTTTTTGGATGGCCTAGTTCGGCAGCGGATGGCTGCCGGATTGCCCGCGACCGACTTGAACTGGGGACCGTGGGGCACGATCGGCGAAGCGGCGCGCCGCGGTGCCGACACCCGCACCGACATGCAAGGCGTGGGCGTGATCCAACCGGCTGCCGGAGCGCTGACGATGCAGCGGATGTTGCAACGTAAATCAGCGATCGCTGCGATCGCGCAAATTAGTGGCGACGCGTTGCCGGATCGTTTGAAATCGCATCCTCTGTTGGAACAACTGCTGAACGAATCCGTGGCGGTTGCCGAGACGGAAGGTCGGATCGTCGACGAATTCCACAGGACCGAGGAATCCCAGCGGCCGGCGTTGATGTTGGATCATGTCCGGAAAACGCTGGCAGAAATCCTGGGAATGTCCGATTCGTCGCGAATTTCCGCATCGACAGTGATGACAGATATTGGGCTCGATTCGTTAACGGCGCTCGAATTGCGAGATTCCCTACAAACCGACTTGGCAGCCGCGCTACCTGCATCATTGGTCTATGACTATCCATCGGTGCGGGAGTTGTCCAATTTCTTGCTGTCGGCCATAACGACGTCGGGAAAATGTGCCGATGATAGCAAACAGGAAGCTATGGGTGCCGTTAATGATCGGGCAAACCTTGCGTCGGGCCGCGATACGCAATCCGAAGAAGCCGCTGAGACACAACGTTCCGCGTCGGTGGTCAGCGTCTCCAACTCCATCGAAGCTTCATTAGAACAATTGAACGCAGAACTGAATCACTGGGAATCATGA